The Desulfovibrio sp. UIB00 genome has a window encoding:
- a CDS encoding CBS domain-containing protein, which translates to MQHTAGTTLITCHASADFDAFAAMLAARFLYTPHVLLFPGTQERGLQKLIAGLDTAALGIVETPAIPWDSITRLVVVDTRQRGRISHVAQLLDRDDVTVELWDHHPDSTDDITSPHTHMAHIGSVTSLIVQAISERGLSLSPDDATLLGLGIYGDTGSFTYSSTTQADFMAAAWLLGQGMDVNRIDALAAHELTSLHIQALNSLLESTQTYNINNVQVTLSEAAMEHYLGDFAYLAHRLMEMEKFPVLFAIGLMDDRIQVVARSRNEAINVGDICAALGGGGHAYAASASVRTMTVHEVRDVILRHLYAQAYPDKTAREYMSSPAVGIEATATIHEADELMLHFGLKAVPVFMPETRQCTGLLDALTASRASAHGLGASTVEDYMTRRITTLPPDATLKDLTTIIVGSRQRLVPIVEDDKVIGVVTRTDLINVFAQEPGHMPEPRITGGKERNLGKLIQDRLPLASRNMLHLAGRLGRELGLPVYAVGGFVRDLLLQRPNQDIDLVVEGNGIALARALAKELNGRVREHQKFLTSVVIYTDAAGDEARIDVATARLEYYEYPAALPTVELSSIKMDLFRRDFSINALAVRLDCEPFGQLVDFFGGQRDIKERVIRVLHTLSFVEDPTRCLRAVRFEQRYNFHIGAGTEKLIKNALKLKLMDKLSGFRLFHEFQHICDEDDPSACILRLDQLGVLEAVSPLLSLNPTRKNLLLRLQETLTWYRLLYFEEAAQPWLAFFLVLNHNMSYADTANHYQRMGLPEPRRADILRQREHMRVVRGKLEPWQKDHEAGKESISALCALLRPLSLECLLYLMADTSDAALQKNLSRYITQWRKEKTDVSGEDLRIMGLEPGPAFGRILDAVLAAKLDGTAATPEQQMDLARNLVCSIAAKSGNGNEEQTSQNSSLAQRL; encoded by the coding sequence GTGCAGCATACAGCCGGGACAACGCTCATCACCTGCCACGCAAGTGCAGATTTTGACGCCTTTGCGGCAATGCTGGCGGCACGATTCCTTTACACACCGCATGTGCTGCTCTTTCCCGGCACACAGGAGCGCGGCCTGCAAAAACTCATTGCCGGGTTGGATACGGCGGCGCTGGGCATTGTGGAAACTCCTGCAATTCCGTGGGATTCCATAACCCGCCTTGTGGTTGTGGATACCCGCCAGCGTGGCCGCATCAGCCATGTGGCCCAACTGCTCGACCGTGATGACGTAACCGTGGAATTGTGGGATCACCACCCGGATTCCACGGACGACATCACAAGCCCGCACACGCACATGGCGCACATAGGCTCTGTCACAAGCCTCATTGTGCAGGCCATTTCGGAGCGGGGCCTCAGCCTCAGCCCGGACGACGCCACCCTGCTGGGTCTTGGCATTTATGGCGATACCGGCTCTTTCACCTATTCTTCAACCACGCAGGCTGATTTTATGGCGGCTGCTTGGCTGCTCGGGCAGGGCATGGATGTGAACCGCATTGATGCCCTGGCGGCCCACGAACTCACGAGCCTGCACATACAGGCCTTGAACAGCCTGCTGGAATCCACCCAGACATACAACATCAACAATGTTCAGGTAACGCTTTCAGAAGCGGCCATGGAGCATTATCTGGGTGATTTTGCCTATCTGGCCCACCGCCTCATGGAGATGGAAAAATTCCCTGTGCTGTTTGCCATCGGGCTTATGGACGATCGTATTCAGGTGGTGGCCCGCAGCCGCAACGAGGCCATCAACGTGGGCGACATCTGCGCGGCCCTTGGCGGCGGCGGGCATGCCTACGCGGCTTCGGCCTCCGTGCGCACCATGACGGTGCATGAAGTGCGCGATGTAATTTTGCGCCACCTCTACGCCCAGGCTTACCCCGATAAAACCGCGCGCGAATATATGTCCTCGCCCGCCGTGGGCATTGAGGCCACCGCCACCATTCATGAGGCGGATGAACTCATGCTCCACTTCGGGCTCAAGGCCGTGCCCGTCTTCATGCCAGAAACCCGCCAGTGCACCGGTCTGCTGGATGCCCTCACGGCCTCGCGGGCCAGCGCCCACGGCCTTGGCGCATCCACGGTTGAAGACTACATGACCCGCAGAATCACCACACTGCCGCCGGATGCAACGCTCAAGGATCTGACCACAATCATCGTGGGAAGCCGCCAGCGCCTTGTGCCCATTGTGGAAGACGACAAGGTTATCGGCGTGGTCACGCGTACCGACCTTATCAATGTTTTTGCGCAGGAGCCGGGCCATATGCCGGAACCGCGCATCACCGGCGGCAAGGAGCGCAACCTTGGCAAGCTCATACAGGACAGACTGCCCCTTGCCAGCCGCAATATGCTGCACCTTGCGGGTCGGCTTGGCAGGGAGCTTGGCCTGCCGGTCTACGCCGTGGGGGGCTTTGTGCGCGATCTTCTGCTCCAGCGCCCCAACCAGGATATTGATCTGGTGGTGGAAGGCAACGGCATAGCCCTTGCGCGGGCACTGGCAAAAGAGCTCAACGGGCGGGTGCGCGAACACCAGAAGTTCCTCACCTCGGTGGTCATTTATACCGATGCCGCAGGGGACGAAGCCCGCATCGACGTGGCCACGGCGCGCCTTGAGTACTATGAATACCCAGCGGCACTGCCCACGGTTGAGCTTTCGTCCATCAAGATGGATCTGTTCCGCCGCGATTTTTCCATCAACGCCCTGGCTGTGCGGCTTGATTGCGAGCCATTCGGCCAGTTGGTGGATTTCTTCGGCGGGCAGCGCGATATCAAGGAACGCGTCATCAGGGTGTTGCACACTCTGAGCTTTGTGGAAGACCCCACCCGCTGCCTCAGGGCTGTGCGCTTTGAGCAGCGCTATAACTTCCACATCGGTGCAGGTACGGAAAAGCTCATCAAGAACGCCCTCAAACTCAAGCTCATGGACAAGCTCTCGGGCTTTCGGCTGTTCCACGAATTTCAGCATATCTGCGATGAGGACGACCCTTCGGCCTGCATCCTGCGGCTCGACCAGCTTGGCGTGCTGGAGGCGGTTTCTCCCCTGCTGTCGCTCAATCCCACGCGCAAAAATCTGCTGTTGCGGCTTCAGGAAACGCTCACGTGGTACAGGCTGTTGTATTTTGAAGAGGCAGCCCAACCCTGGCTGGCCTTCTTTCTGGTTCTCAACCACAACATGAGCTATGCCGACACGGCCAACCATTATCAGCGCATGGGCCTGCCCGAACCACGGAGGGCCGACATTCTGCGCCAGCGCGAGCACATGCGCGTGGTGCGCGGCAAGCTGGAGCCGTGGCAAAAAGACCATGAGGCAGGCAAGGAGAGCATCAGCGCCCTGTGCGCCCTGCTGCGGCCCCTTTCGCTCGAATGCCTGCTCTACCTCATGGCAGACACAAGCGACGCCGCCCTGCAAAAAAATCTTTCGCGCTACATTACCCAGTGGCGCAAAGAAAAAACGGATGTGAGCGGCGAAGACCTGCGCATCATGGGGCTGGAACCTGGCCCCGCCTTTGGACGCATTCTGGACGCCGTGCTTGCTGCCAAGCTTGACGGCACCGCCGCAACGCCAGAGCAGCAGATGGACCTGGCGCGCAACCTCGTGTGCAGTATCGCTGCCAAATCCGGCAATGGGAATGAAGAACAAACCAGTCAGAATTCTTCACTTGCCCAGCGTTTATAA
- the xerD gene encoding site-specific tyrosine recombinase XerD: MAHPRTKAPALATLLPLWRDFLLAQRGLSPNTVEAYGQDLESFFLYRQELAQGAAEESLPDPDEQEIFLYLAWLRARQNTGRTLARRLSALRAFFAFAVDEGRLRKNPAELLENPKLPQHLPEVLTRDEMESLLAQPDLRDKSGKRDRCMLELLYAAGLRVSELCTMCVPDLDLQRGLVRVFGKGSKERLVPLHDMMQQMLADYISACRPLFTPTGNQLFVNRSGRALTRQYVWKMVKKYALEAGIRRAISPHTFRHSFATHLLEGGADLRAVQMLLGHADISATEIYTHVQAERLRGIHHQFHPRSRQ; the protein is encoded by the coding sequence ATGGCACATCCACGCACCAAAGCCCCTGCCCTGGCAACCCTTTTACCTCTGTGGCGGGATTTTTTACTGGCCCAGCGTGGCCTTTCGCCCAATACGGTTGAAGCCTACGGGCAGGATCTTGAGAGTTTTTTTCTGTACCGACAGGAGCTGGCTCAGGGCGCGGCGGAAGAATCCCTGCCCGACCCCGATGAGCAGGAGATTTTTCTGTACCTTGCCTGGTTGCGCGCGCGGCAGAACACGGGGCGCACCCTGGCACGCCGCCTTTCCGCCCTGCGGGCATTTTTTGCTTTTGCCGTTGATGAAGGCAGGTTGCGTAAAAACCCTGCTGAATTGCTGGAAAATCCCAAGTTGCCCCAACACCTGCCGGAGGTGCTGACAAGGGATGAAATGGAATCCCTGCTTGCCCAGCCAGACCTGCGCGACAAAAGCGGCAAACGCGACCGTTGCATGCTTGAACTTCTGTACGCCGCAGGCTTGCGTGTTTCTGAGCTGTGCACCATGTGTGTGCCTGATCTTGACCTGCAACGCGGCCTTGTACGCGTTTTCGGCAAGGGTTCCAAAGAAAGGCTGGTGCCCCTGCACGACATGATGCAGCAGATGCTGGCAGACTATATCAGCGCATGCAGACCCCTTTTTACGCCCACTGGCAACCAGCTTTTCGTCAACCGCTCTGGCCGTGCTCTGACGCGCCAGTACGTGTGGAAAATGGTTAAAAAATACGCACTTGAGGCGGGCATTCGCCGCGCCATTTCGCCGCACACGTTCAGACATTCCTTTGCCACCCACCTGCTCGAGGGCGGCGCGGACCTGCGCGCCGTGCAGATGCTGCTTGGCCATGCCGACATAAGCGCCACAGAAATTTATACCCATGTGCAGGCAGAGCGCCTGCGCGGCATACACCATCAATTCCATCCCCGGAGCCGCCAGTGA
- a CDS encoding HIT domain-containing protein codes for MKQLWAPWRIEYILGPKPDSCVFCLPDHTADDEQRLVLHRGRMAFVIMNKFPYNNGHIMVCPYRHVMLLADLKPEETHEIMDLLQQCTVILKQHFNCEGINIGLNQGQAAGAGIREHLHFHLVPRWTGDSSFMAVFDEVRTMPEHLSRTYAALKPYFTNGAANGKQDRAASTPGQEGCGS; via the coding sequence ATGAAACAACTATGGGCTCCATGGCGCATTGAGTACATTCTTGGCCCCAAGCCAGACTCCTGCGTGTTCTGCCTCCCCGATCATACGGCGGATGACGAGCAGCGCCTGGTACTGCACAGAGGCCGGATGGCCTTTGTCATCATGAACAAATTCCCGTATAATAACGGGCATATCATGGTGTGCCCATACCGGCACGTTATGCTGCTGGCTGACCTCAAGCCAGAAGAAACCCATGAAATCATGGATCTTTTACAGCAGTGCACGGTAATCTTAAAGCAGCACTTTAACTGTGAAGGCATCAATATCGGCCTGAACCAGGGCCAGGCAGCGGGCGCGGGCATTCGCGAACATCTGCACTTTCACCTGGTGCCGCGCTGGACGGGCGACTCATCATTCATGGCAGTGTTTGACGAAGTGCGCACCATGCCCGAACACTTGAGCCGCACCTATGCGGCATTGAAACCGTATTTCACGAATGGCGCGGCCAATGGCAAGCAAGACCGCGCCGCTTCCACGCCCGGGCAGGAAGGTTGCGGCTCGTAA
- the folK gene encoding 2-amino-4-hydroxy-6-hydroxymethyldihydropteridine diphosphokinase, with amino-acid sequence MADQTKLRSYVSLGSNCDTAAEKLAAALDALAELPEMGIGAVSPVYRTEPQEYTEQPWFLNQVVELFPGDSWRPCTLVDALLDIEAKLGRVRSPDPVLRFGPRVIDVDLLLFGQERSTDPHCLVPHPRMTVRAFVMRPLLDVAPLIVVDGLPVRDWLARTVCRVEGDRIFQ; translated from the coding sequence ATGGCAGATCAAACAAAGCTGCGGTCTTACGTGAGCCTTGGCTCCAACTGCGACACAGCGGCAGAAAAACTTGCAGCAGCGCTGGACGCCCTTGCGGAACTGCCGGAAATGGGCATTGGCGCAGTATCCCCTGTCTACCGCACAGAACCGCAGGAATACACGGAGCAACCCTGGTTTCTCAATCAGGTGGTTGAACTTTTTCCCGGCGATAGCTGGCGGCCTTGCACCCTTGTGGACGCGCTGCTGGACATAGAGGCCAAGCTTGGGCGGGTGCGCAGCCCTGACCCGGTACTGCGCTTTGGGCCGCGTGTGATTGATGTTGATCTGCTGCTTTTTGGGCAGGAGCGGAGTACTGATCCCCATTGCCTTGTGCCGCACCCACGGATGACGGTGCGGGCTTTTGTCATGCGGCCATTACTTGATGTCGCGCCCCTGATCGTTGTAGATGGCCTGCCCGTGAGGGATTGGCTGGCGCGTACAGTATGCCGCGTGGAAGGGGACAGAATTTTTCAGTGA
- a CDS encoding transcriptional regulator, whose translation MVKWLILILAGYALYRLFANDLNKKQKESKQESAAEMERKVAAGEMVKDPECGAYVAVDGSISVRDGETVHRFCSYECRDKFLQRLEEGGRELPPREE comes from the coding sequence ATGGTAAAGTGGCTCATTCTGATTTTGGCGGGCTACGCCCTGTATCGCCTTTTTGCCAATGATCTGAACAAGAAGCAGAAGGAAAGCAAGCAGGAAAGCGCTGCTGAAATGGAGCGTAAGGTTGCCGCTGGCGAGATGGTCAAAGACCCCGAATGCGGCGCGTATGTGGCCGTTGACGGTTCTATATCCGTGCGTGACGGCGAAACCGTTCACCGTTTCTGTAGCTACGAATGCCGCGACAAGTTCCTGCAACGCCTTGAAGAGGGCGGCCGGGAACTGCCCCCCCGCGAAGAATAG
- a CDS encoding LapA family protein, whose product MRYIKVFLLAILFFLALVFFFQNQGALSQSMVLTLNLFFIPAMSSIALPFYFLVIAAFACGALMTLGFLVWDKVNLTARLMKQKWQISSLERELEKSKKKLGADTARAQFLSKNGKADDQPAPVAPVAATAAAEESLVPDPDKQH is encoded by the coding sequence ATGCGGTATATCAAAGTATTTTTGCTCGCCATTCTCTTTTTCCTCGCCCTTGTGTTCTTTTTTCAGAACCAGGGCGCGCTCTCCCAGAGCATGGTGCTCACGCTCAACCTGTTCTTTATTCCCGCCATGTCTTCCATCGCCCTGCCCTTCTATTTTCTGGTCATCGCGGCCTTCGCCTGTGGCGCCTTGATGACTCTGGGCTTTCTGGTGTGGGACAAGGTCAATCTGACCGCCCGCCTGATGAAGCAGAAATGGCAGATCAGCAGCCTTGAGCGTGAACTGGAAAAGTCCAAGAAAAAGCTTGGCGCAGACACAGCCCGCGCGCAGTTTTTGAGCAAGAACGGCAAGGCCGACGACCAGCCCGCGCCTGTGGCCCCCGTTGCCGCAACTGCTGCTGCCGAAGAATCATTGGTTCCGGATCCTGACAAGCAGCACTAG